The stretch of DNA GCAAAGAGAAATTCGGCAGTTGTCAGCTGCATGTGGAATTTGCCACCCCTGCCCAAGTGGAAGGCGAAGGACAGGGGCGCGGCAACAGCGGCGTTTTCCTTATGAATCTGTATGAAGTGCAGGTGCTGGATTCGTACAACAATAAAACCTATAGTGACGGACAGTGCGCTGCGATCTATGGCCAATATCCGCCTCTGGTGAATGCCTCGCTGCCGCCTGGCCAGTGGCAGACTTTTGACATCGTTTTCCACCGGCCCCGGTTCGATGATCGCGGCAATCTGGCGGCCAAAGCGACCATCACCGTGCTCCACAACCAGGTGCTGGTCCAGGATCATGTGGAGTTGCTCGGCCCCACGACGTGGATGGCGCGGCCGGGCTATAGCCCTCATGCGGACAAATTGCCCCTCGGATTGCAGGATCATGGCAATCCGGTTCGTTATCGCAACATCTGGATTCGTGAGTTGGCGGATGACGGAGAGATACCCGGAGATGCGTACACCCTGGCGCCTGATAAAGTCATAGCGTTG from bacterium encodes:
- a CDS encoding DUF1080 domain-containing protein: MRNLLFLAMSGVILSLAFQAMAQISGQWKNHDTRRPERPTVIPAFPSTPDQPGKAPSDALVLFDGKDLSQWVDEKGGPSKWIVRDGYMECVKGSGFIYSKEKFGSCQLHVEFATPAQVEGEGQGRGNSGVFLMNLYEVQVLDSYNNKTYSDGQCAAIYGQYPPLVNASLPPGQWQTFDIVFHRPRFDDRGNLAAKATITVLHNQVLVQDHVELLGPTTWMARPGYSPHADKLPLGLQDHGNPVRYRNIWIRELADDGEIPGDAYTLAPDKVIALKAELLERYAGVYQFPSGGTHSIIREGDKLYLSMYKGQKAEIRPESETRFNAVILDVVLDFTLNRRGQVESMTVR